One window of the Spea bombifrons isolate aSpeBom1 chromosome 8, aSpeBom1.2.pri, whole genome shotgun sequence genome contains the following:
- the BCORL1 gene encoding BCL-6 corepressor-like protein 1 isoform X3 — MISAAPLYSGVHNWTSADHVRMCGINEDRRTPLSDEESKASSSQHLGSEDRCVSSVLSKVGKVDFIPATNQSDALMLREDGGAEVEAVQKLEEKPPDPTIFVSDSVDTPAVTPENCIGISVPEKKQLANMLDISVQGASNADSKIMESARTPAPEKAAEADPTFQPADGDHSVKQRTVLTADLQIAGQPVEASRTVVTSSFGTLTPFTMSGICFSATQVPSVQKLPLSFPPGAVLTPTQPLVYIPPPNCGQSLSVTTLPTTFGVTSTLTLPMLQSCLQDRCLPSIITPTELHSQAFASSVARPIAVDSKSTELTKPTSTTSSTPPTNNSITTSVDVTAISSNASSSVLSSHPTLPVVINPVTLASYTRTSSNLESQSDAASSSISPLKSPPQLEREIVSPQDSCDMPLDLSSKSHRQKHTPPNQRKTPPMPVLTPVHTSGKASLSTVLSRSDCSSQRSIQNSFTSSSVTQNIRAVPPLVMFPEFLRNGDPGSAQLLGAPGSWIKNSAAFISTIPGTYVGVANPVPASMLLNKDSNMSLSKDSRHLAKQEPISIIDQGDPKNSGSCSKKGTQTSVDVQQPTANRYLQGHVTSVTSLCPPKDWSLRGHGSVHPKCPLNGKPSNAQVLPVSWSPYQQASLLSIGISATGTLHSNQAPPHRLPIGEYTLFPNILPAEPTATPQKTVGETPDAQQKNTVASVPEHDLVAKGRTCETVSKSRKSNANKALLAPKPAAGNSVLYIQPAEPAESGKDSIKGANATLKSPDKANCKEEKIHPKFPCPRKSFGDSKPKNKVLATYMTNEQPLVSQQKDCLSLLDQNCSKNGSRLDVPQDTSACSKKSRKKGQNVDSQHCVQEVDLSKVKIERVDDDENFGCISSYENPPWSPVDLPAISKVKTRIKKEPGLRCRSKRLEEVSTITPLPQRSKSRTKQRDEDVTKASQEPNRRKWRRQAKITEAVPEKKVGKITATEKESNRIRPKRKRRKSIKHEPFDPEFDRGNVGSSDNMAACPGVFSEEEEMEVPCKRRKPRNIYKDCPYRKYTLPKEEPQSMPITPVLRGSWELSNRVKDTGKPWAPLAVEDEKNEDGSLVRRKRRRQKNRKYQNGEYLTEKEEEEVSQCYRRRKARSDFRKRKSSLSDRDIDLKNKLPPSSRESQKQGESRNGLNKSSPDESPTSMTQDKPSGKRKCKTKHIGGSTDEDAKGKVRRTSQSPKSSPVKSPSSRKCADPVTPQRSRRTSTLGSSDTPSAQHIPPEARRLIVNKNAGETLLQRAARLGYKDVVLYCLQRDLGDINHRDNAGYTALHEACARGWTEILQILLDNGANVNCSAQDGTRPIHDAVVNDNLETVWLLLSYGADPTLATYSGQTPMKLASSEVMRTYLSDYLSDLRGRSDGDPRAAWDFYSSSILGGKDEIGHDVLLDSSEKNEEEEGDKDLEDNFMFEFSDKPLISCYNLHVSLTSGPGNWFLFSEVLKKLKLSSRIFQARYPKFEIASMQKKEFTRQVCTSQILTASEGMDLWPQDVGEMVELVRYEPELLQLLGSSVEFQCVNS; from the exons TAACCAAAGTGATGCCCTGATGCTGCGGGAAGATGGAGGAGCAGAGGTGGAAGCCGTACAGAAGCTAGAGGAAAAGCCACCAGATCCCACCATATTTGTTTCTGATTCAGTTGATACCCCTGCGGTGACTCCTGAAAACTGTATTGGTATTTCAGTACCGGAAAAAAAGCAACTAGCCAACATGTTGGATATCTCCGTTCAAGGGGCTTCAAATGCAGATAGTAAAATAATGGAATCTGCAAGGACTCCTGCTCCAGAAAAAGCAGCTGAGGCTGACCCTACTTTTCAACCAGCCGATGGGGATCACTCAGTGAAGCAAAGGACTGTTCTGACTGCTGATCTACAAATAGCAGGTCAGCCAGTGGAGGCGTCGCGTACCGTTGTGACCTCCAGTTTTGGCACTCTGACTCCTTTTACAATGAGCGGAATATGCTTCTCCGCCACTCAGGTCCCCAGTGTTCAAAAACTTCCTCTGTCTTTTCCACCTGGAGCGGTCTTGACACCGACACAGCCTCTGGTTTATATCCCACCCCCTAACTGTGGGCAGTCCCTCAGCGTAACTACATTACCAACTACATTTGGGGTGACATCCACACTGACTCTCCCTATGTTGCAATCCTGTTTGCAGGATAGATGTCTGCCTAGCATCATAACACCCACAGAACTACATTCACAAGCGTTTGCATCTTCTGTAGCAAGACCCATTGCAGTAGATTCCAAATCTACAGAGTTGACAAAACCAACCAGCACAACTTCTTCCACTCCTCCCACCAACAATAGCATCACAACATCTGTAGATGTTACAGCGATTTCCTCCAATGCTTCATCCTCGGTTCTTTCTTCACATCCAACTCTCCCGGTAGTCATTAACCCTGTTACCCTTGCTTCCTATACCAGGACATCCTCTAACCTAGAATCACAAAGCGATGCTGCATCTTCATCAATTTCTCCACTAAAGTCACCTCCACAACTTGAGAGGGAGATAGTCTCCCCGCAGGACTCTTGTGATATGCCTCTTGATCTATCCTCTAAATCCCACCGTCAAAAACACACCCCACCAAACCAGCGCAAAACTCCACCTATGCCAGTGTTGACCCCGGTCCACACCAGTGGGAAAGCCTCTTTGTCTACTGTACTGTCCAGGTCTGATTGTAGTTCTCAACGTTCTATCCAAAACAGTTTCACCAGCAGCAGTGTTACCCAGAACATTCGAGCAGTACCCCCGTTAGTAATGTTTCCAGAGTTCCTCCGTAACGGAGATCCAGGGTCAGCTCAGTTACTGGGTGCACCAGGATCTTGGATCAAAAATTCAGCTGCTTTCATTAGCACTATCCCTGGTACTTATGTTGGAGTGGCCAACCCAGTGCCTGCTTCTATGTTGCTAAACAAAGACTCAAATATGAGCCTTAGCAAAGACTCCCGACATCTGGCAAAACAGGAGCCAATCTCAATCATTGACCAGGGAGATCCAAAGAACTCAGGATCATGTAGCAAGAAAGGAACCCAGACTAGTGTGGATGTGCAGCAGCCTACAGCTAACAGGTACCTTCAGGGTCATGTTACTTCAGTGACCTCTTTATGTCCTCCAAAGGACTGGTCTTTACGTGGTCATGGGAGTGTACACCCAAAGTGTCCCTTAAATGGGAAGCCCAGCAATGCTCAGGTTCTGCCGGTCAGTTGGTCTCCATACCAACAGGCCTCCCTGCTTTCCATTGGTATATCAGCCACAGGAACACTTCATTCCAACCAGGCTCCTCCTCATAGACTTCCTATTGGGGAATACACTTTGTTCCCAAACATACTTCCAGCTGAGCCCACTGCTACGCCTCAAAAGACTGTTGGTGAAACTCCAGATGCTCAGCAGAAAAATACTGTAGCATCAGTTCCTGAGCACGATTTGGTAGCTAAGGGAAGGACATGTGAGACTGTATCCAAGTCACGTAAATCTAATGCAAATAAAGCATTGCTTGCACCCAAACCTGCTGCAGGAAACTCTGTCTTATATATTCAACCTGCAGAGCCAGCAGAAAGTGGAAAAGACAGCATAAAAGGGGCGAATGCAACTCTAAAGTCCCCAGACAAAGCTAACTGcaaggaagaaaaaatacaccCTAAGTTTCCTTGCCCCCGGAAGTCATTTGGTGACTCCAAACCTAAAAACAAAGTGTTGGCCACGTACATGACAAATGAACAGCCTTTAGTCAGTCAACAAAAAGATTGCCTTTCTTTGTTGGATCAGAACTGTAGTAAGAATGGTTCAAGGCTAGATGTGCCTCAAGATACTTCTGCATGTAGTAAAAAGAGCCGCAAGAAAGGACAGAATGTAGACTCTCAACACTGTGTGCAAGAGGTAGACTTGAGTAAGGTCAAAATTGAAAGGGTTGATGATGATGAGAACTTTGGATGTATTTCTTCTTATGAAAATCCACCATGGTCACCTGTCGACTTACCCGCAATTTCCAAAGTCAAGACTAGAATTAAGAAAGAGCCAGGTCTAAGATGCCGTTCCAAGCGACTGGAAGAGGTTTCAACAATCACACCGTTGCCTCAGAGGTCTAAATCTAGAACGAAGCAAAGGGATGAAGATGTTACTAAGGCATCCCAAGAACCTAACAGAAGAAAG TGGAGAAGACAAGCAAAAATCACAGAAGCCGTACCTGAGAAGAAAGTAGGCAAGATCACGGCAACTGAAAAGGAGAGCAATCGCATACGGCCAAAGCGAAAGAGGAGAAAATCTATAAAGCACGAACCCTTCGACCCGGAATTTGACAGAG GAAATGTTGGTTCTTCGGACAACATGGCTGCCTGCCCAGGGGTCTTTTCAGAAGAGGAGGAAATGGAAGTGCCTTGTAAGAGACGGAAACCAAGGAATATTTATAAAGACTGCCCATACCGCAAATATACCTTGCCCAAAGAAGAACCACAGTCGAtgcccatcactcctgtcttacGAGGGTCGTGGGAATTGTCCAACAGAGTGAAGGACACAGGGAAGCCATGGGCCCCGTTAGCAGTGGAGGATGAGAAAAATGAAGATGGTTCTTTGGTAAGGAGGAAAAGGAGGCgacagaaaaatagaaaataccaGAACGGCGAGTACCTGAcggagaaagaagaggaagaggtaTCTCAATGTTACCGAAGAAGAAAAGCCAGATCAG attTTCGGAAAAGAAAATCCTCTCTGTCAGACAGAGATATCGATCTTAAAAACAAGCTCCCTCCATCTTCCCGGGAATCCCAGAAACAAGGTGAATCCAGAAACGGCCTTAACAAAAGCAGCCCAGATGAGTCGCCTACGTCGATGACCCAAGATAAACCCTCGGGGAAACGCAAATGCAAAACAAAGCATATCGGAGGAAGCACAGATGAAGACGCAAAG GGCAAGGTCCGACGGACAAGTCAGTCCCCCAAGAGCAGTCCGGTCAAATCCCCGTCTTCCAGGAAGTGTGCTGATCCAGTCACCCCGCAGCGATCTCGGCGTACAAGCACTCTTGGTTCCTCTGACACTCCGTCTGCTCAGCACATCCCTCCTGAGGCCAGGAGACTAATTGTGAACAAAAATGCCGGAGAGACTCTGCTGCAGCGAGCCGCTCGGCTAGGATACAAA GATGTCGTCCTCTACTGTCTTCAGCGAGACTTGGGAGACATCAACCACCGGGACAACGCTGGTTACACCGCACTACATGAAGCCTGTGCACGTGGCTGGACGGAGATACTACAGATCCTTCTGGATAACGGAGCCAACGTGAACTGCAGCGCGCAGGATGGCACAAG ACCCATCCATGATGCAGTGGTGAATGATAACCTGGAGACCGTATGGCTTCTGCTGTCCTATGGCGCTGATCCAACACTAGCCACCTACTCTGGACAAACGCCCATGAAGCTGGCCAGCAGTGAGGTCATGAGGACATATCTGAGTG ATTACCTCTCTGATCTCCGGGGTCGTTCTGACGGAGATCCACGCGCAGCTTGGGACTTCTACAGTAGTAGCATTTTGG GTGGCAAAGATGAAATTGGCCATGATGTCCTTCTGGACTCTTCAGAGaaaaatgaagaggaggagggagaCAAAGATCTGGAGGACAACTTCATGTTTGAATTCTCTGATAAGCCACTCATTTCCTGCTATAACTTGCACGTCTCTCTCACTAGCGG GCCCGGTAATTGGTTCCTTTTCTCTGAAGTCTTGAAGAAGCTCAAACTTTCCTCCAGAATATTTCAGGCTCGCTATCCAAAATTTGAAATCGCTAGCATGCAGAAGAAAGAGTTCACCAGGCAGGTGTGCACGAGTCAAATTCTGACCGCCTCCGAAGGCATGGACCTATGGCCGCAGGACGTCGGGGAAATGGTGGAGCTGGTGCGATATGAGCCGGAGCTGCTTCAACTGTTGGGATCCTCGGTGGAATTTCAGTGTGTCAACAGCTGA